A genomic window from Peromyscus maniculatus bairdii isolate BWxNUB_F1_BW_parent chromosome 1, HU_Pman_BW_mat_3.1, whole genome shotgun sequence includes:
- the Kctd14 gene encoding BTB/POZ domain-containing protein KCTD14: MSLPANQAKEASQESLPANQLEEHSPEPRIVCSDPDIVVELNVGGQFYTTTMGTLMKHPGSKFPEILSRSARHYKDAQGRFFIDRPGTYFGPLLDYLRTGQVPKEHIPEVYREAKFYQIHLLVKMLEDMPQIFGEQVARMQFLLGVPNYRENLEVLLHLARAEAVAMRSSKVVVCVVHSEEEDAKCAEPLHILEAKKTPVVKFGPWKAGPGTEDFVHCLEKDIRAQGYKVSPQRYHLSRDPYTCFWIFVFTWW, from the exons ATGAGCCTGCCGGCAAACCAAGCTaaggaggccagccaggagtcTCTGCCCGCAAACCAACTCGAGGAGCACAGCCCGGAGCCCCGGATCGTGTGCTCAGACCCGGACATC GTCGTGGAGCTGAATGTAGGAGGGCAGTTCTACACCACCACCATGGGCACCCTGATGAAACATCCAGGCTCCAAGTTCCCAGAGATACTATCCAGATCAGCGAGACACTACAAAGACGCACAGGGCCGCTTCTTCATCGATCGTCCCGGCACCTACTTTGGGCCTCTCTTGGACTACCTACGCACGGGGCAGGTGCCCAAAGAGCACATTCCTGAGGTCTACCGTGAGGCTAAGTTCTACCAAATCCATCTTCTGGTCAAGATGCTGGAGGATATGCCACAGATCTTTGGGGAGCAAGTGGCCCGGATGCAGTTCTTGCTGGGAGTGCCGAACTACAGAGAGAACCTGGAGGTCCTGCTGCACCTGGCTCGGGCAGAGGCCGTGGCGATGCGCTCGTCCaaggtggtggtgtgtgtggtgcactCGGAGGAGGAGGATGCCAAGTGTGCGGAGCCGTTGCATATCTTGGAGGCCAAAAAGACGCCCGTTGTCAAATTTGGGCCCTGGAAGGCAGGCCCTGGGACGGAGGACTTTGTGCACTGCCTGGAGAAGGACATTAGAGCCCAGGGGTATAAGGTGTCCCCTCAGAGGTACCATCTGAGTAGGGACCCCTACACATGCTTCTGGATATTCGTCTTCACTTGGTGGTGA